Proteins co-encoded in one Kocuria flava genomic window:
- a CDS encoding AzlC family ABC transporter permease, whose protein sequence is MSSAAAVPWRSSPAVRIGLSLSVATGLYGISFGALSVAAGLTFWQTVALSALMFTGGSQFAFIGVLSGGGAGASALGAATLLGVRNAVYGMSMNALVRPRGWKRVLAAHVTIDESNAAASSQADPVEERRGFWVAGLGVWVLWNLFTVLGALLGNALGDPARWGLDGAAVAAFLGLLWPRLSAREPVAVAAVCALVTALTIPVLPPGVPILVAAVVAGAIGWARRGGGGDGAPAPRVGCREAGA, encoded by the coding sequence GTGAGCTCCGCGGCCGCCGTGCCGTGGCGGTCCTCGCCGGCGGTGCGGATCGGGCTGTCCCTGTCCGTGGCCACGGGACTGTACGGGATCTCCTTCGGCGCCCTGTCCGTCGCGGCGGGGCTGACGTTCTGGCAGACGGTGGCGCTGTCCGCGCTGATGTTCACCGGCGGGTCGCAGTTCGCGTTCATCGGGGTGCTCTCCGGCGGCGGCGCCGGGGCCTCCGCGCTCGGGGCGGCCACGCTGCTGGGGGTGCGCAACGCCGTCTACGGGATGAGCATGAACGCCCTGGTGCGCCCCCGCGGCTGGAAGAGGGTGCTCGCGGCGCACGTGACCATCGACGAGTCCAACGCGGCCGCGTCCTCCCAGGCCGACCCGGTCGAGGAGCGGCGCGGGTTCTGGGTCGCCGGGCTGGGCGTGTGGGTGCTGTGGAACCTGTTCACCGTGCTGGGGGCGCTGCTGGGCAACGCCCTGGGCGACCCCGCCCGGTGGGGTCTCGACGGCGCCGCCGTCGCCGCGTTCCTGGGCCTGCTGTGGCCGCGGCTGAGCGCGCGCGAGCCCGTGGCGGTGGCCGCCGTCTGCGCGCTCGTCACGGCGCTGACGATCCCCGTGCTCCCGCCCGGGGTGCCGATCCTCGTGGCCGCGGTCGTCGCCGGGGCGATCGGCTGGGCCCGCCGCGGCGGGGGCGGCGACGGCGCCCCCGCGCCCCGGGTCGGCTGCCGGGAGGCCGGGGCGTGA
- a CDS encoding helix-turn-helix transcriptional regulator, which yields MLHAAVISPQPMTRIAMQRESQDHPEHGVRIGAAAGTVAELLEQGPLEAPVVLLSMDTLDGRSTAQNIADLTAHDHAVVVLASHTDVARVRSALAFGAAGAVGKWEPIRSVFRTMRLACQLGDFVSDQLQSALAALPDRSPAKLSAREREVLTHYVEGLQEQEVAATLGIAESTVEEHLKRIRRKYALVERPARTKLELYKRAVEDGVVPPVLPLA from the coding sequence ATGCTGCACGCCGCCGTCATCAGTCCCCAGCCCATGACCCGCATCGCCATGCAGCGGGAGTCCCAGGACCACCCCGAGCACGGGGTGCGCATCGGGGCGGCGGCCGGGACCGTGGCGGAGCTGCTCGAGCAGGGCCCGCTCGAGGCGCCGGTGGTGCTGCTGAGCATGGACACCCTCGACGGGCGCAGCACGGCCCAGAACATCGCCGACCTCACCGCCCACGACCACGCCGTGGTCGTGCTGGCTTCCCACACGGACGTCGCCCGCGTGCGCTCCGCCCTGGCCTTCGGTGCGGCCGGGGCCGTGGGCAAGTGGGAGCCGATCCGCTCGGTGTTCCGCACGATGCGTCTGGCCTGCCAGCTCGGGGACTTCGTCAGCGACCAGCTCCAGTCGGCCCTGGCCGCCCTGCCCGACCGCTCGCCCGCCAAGCTCTCGGCGCGGGAGCGGGAGGTGCTCACCCACTACGTGGAGGGCCTCCAGGAGCAGGAGGTCGCCGCGACGCTGGGCATCGCCGAGTCCACGGTCGAGGAGCACCTGAAGCGGATCCGCCGCAAGTACGCGCTCGTCGAGCGCCCGGCCCGCACGAAGCTCGAGCTCTACAAGCGCGCCGTCGAGGACGGCGTCGTCCCGCCCGTGCTGCCCCTGGCCTGA
- a CDS encoding BBE domain-containing protein — protein sequence MVTSFVFRARPLPAPVLTGTLVWAREHWRSALRAFGRWSQELPDAMNPIVSFLRLPPEFGVGEDTVMLVAFAWADPDHAAGLALVDRLRTAAPPDGEEIAPLPWPQWQSAMDGLFPTGSRGYWKNLSFAGPDGRMLDALVAVAGEVDWAGTGLDLHLMGGFFGRVPEGTTAFPNRSAQLWLNVYGFWQDPAEDERLTAFARSAHARLLPFADRGEYVNFLGAEGAPPGAEAARRSWGPEKHRLLAELKLRYDPQNLLRRNHNVLPAAA from the coding sequence GTGGTCACCTCGTTCGTCTTCCGGGCCCGGCCCCTGCCGGCCCCGGTGCTCACCGGCACCCTCGTGTGGGCGCGGGAGCACTGGCGCAGCGCCCTGCGCGCCTTCGGCCGCTGGTCGCAGGAGCTGCCCGACGCGATGAACCCGATCGTCTCCTTCCTGCGGCTGCCCCCCGAGTTCGGCGTCGGCGAGGACACCGTGATGCTCGTGGCCTTCGCGTGGGCGGACCCCGACCACGCCGCGGGCCTGGCCCTCGTGGACCGGCTGCGGACGGCCGCGCCGCCCGACGGGGAGGAGATCGCCCCGCTGCCCTGGCCGCAGTGGCAGTCCGCGATGGACGGGCTGTTCCCCACCGGGTCCCGGGGGTACTGGAAGAACCTCTCGTTCGCCGGCCCGGACGGGCGGATGCTGGACGCCCTCGTGGCGGTCGCCGGCGAGGTCGACTGGGCGGGCACGGGCCTCGACCTGCACCTGATGGGCGGGTTCTTCGGCCGGGTGCCGGAGGGCACGACCGCGTTCCCGAACCGGTCGGCGCAGCTGTGGCTCAACGTCTACGGGTTCTGGCAGGACCCGGCCGAGGACGAGCGGCTCACCGCCTTCGCCCGGTCCGCCCACGCCCGGCTGCTGCCCTTCGCCGACCGCGGGGAGTACGTGAACTTCCTCGGCGCCGAGGGCGCTCCCCCGGGGGCCGAGGCCGCCCGGCGGTCGTGGGGTCCGGAGAAGCACCGCCTGCTGGCCGAGCTGAAGCTGCGCTACGACCCGCAGAACCTGCTGCGGCGCAACCACAACGTCCTCCCCGCGGCCGCCTGA
- a CDS encoding glycosyltransferase family A protein, whose translation MRVALLTAPPADPSAALGHRAVLAALAARGVEVLRSAEPFPEAADGPAPSGPAAGAAGADAAGPDAGDRSGAAGPEALLVLGGTGCAPASVPELTAWGRAARAAQRAARPVVVAGLGLEAGCAGPRARLVGELLGAADLVGLADRTSLAVARRLCPEHPALRIAGDASVLAAPQDHRGPGMPAAGRAADGAGAGRPHLLACFEPHDGPFSPGEAAPALAAVLDALAHRTGGAVTVLGGAPAPAAADEAAAAACGAPAPAAGGPPVPEPARAPDGPAAAPDGAAAGVPLSDRVAARLAEPARPAAPEALAARLAEADWVVTSHPELVRAALAAGTAALPVATSAYADDRMEGVLTSWGLGGHTVPLAALLTPGPAAWDTRDAAQRWATEALARHEAFCSALASAAPAVRAAAGAWWDDAVTALGGAVPEARPDEDPPPRGVAAPVVAELRRRHARPAVPAVRPTVAVLLRTHGEEPALLARTVDDVLAQTFTDWRLLVVADGADRAAVEAVLAERAEALADRTEVLHRRRDAGPWAAANRGLRAADSELVVLHDEADRWHPALLQRAVACLEDPLVADDGVLVRTRAAELDPADGAARETGPGPEPPARGELTLSELVRGGGQAPGVLVHRRAVHDVLGDYDEQLGAAGEWEFRLRFLETFTVGVLDGPVEVVRGRLPAGAAPGAPGRAEREELLVRERHLKQWTAEHGIGLPLHLAREAAEHAGGLHRRLDASEQLLRELLELAREQAVRIERLEAAARDRGLRGLLRRLGRWFRAG comes from the coding sequence ATGCGCGTCGCGCTCCTGACCGCTCCGCCCGCCGACCCGTCCGCCGCCCTCGGGCACCGTGCCGTGCTCGCGGCCCTGGCCGCCCGCGGGGTGGAGGTGCTCCGGTCCGCGGAGCCCTTCCCCGAGGCGGCTGACGGTCCGGCGCCCTCCGGCCCGGCGGCCGGTGCGGCCGGTGCGGACGCGGCGGGCCCGGACGCCGGGGACCGGAGCGGTGCGGCGGGCCCGGAGGCCCTCCTGGTCCTCGGCGGGACCGGGTGCGCTCCGGCGAGCGTACCCGAGCTCACCGCCTGGGGGCGGGCCGCCCGGGCGGCCCAGCGCGCCGCCCGGCCGGTGGTCGTCGCGGGCCTGGGTCTCGAGGCCGGGTGCGCGGGCCCCCGGGCCCGGCTCGTGGGCGAGCTGCTCGGCGCGGCCGACCTGGTGGGCCTGGCCGACCGGACGTCCCTGGCCGTGGCCCGGCGGCTGTGCCCGGAGCACCCCGCCCTGCGGATCGCCGGGGACGCCTCCGTCCTCGCCGCCCCGCAGGACCACCGCGGCCCGGGGATGCCCGCCGCGGGGCGTGCCGCCGACGGTGCCGGGGCGGGGCGGCCGCACCTGCTCGCGTGCTTCGAGCCCCACGACGGCCCCTTTTCCCCGGGCGAGGCGGCCCCGGCCCTGGCGGCCGTGCTCGACGCCCTCGCCCACCGCACGGGTGGTGCGGTCACCGTCCTCGGGGGCGCGCCCGCCCCGGCGGCCGCGGACGAGGCCGCCGCGGCGGCCTGCGGAGCGCCCGCCCCGGCCGCCGGGGGCCCGCCCGTCCCGGAGCCGGCCCGAGCCCCGGACGGGCCCGCCGCCGCCCCGGACGGAGCGGCGGCGGGCGTCCCGCTGTCCGACCGCGTCGCGGCACGGCTGGCCGAACCGGCCCGTCCCGCCGCGCCGGAGGCGCTGGCCGCCCGGCTGGCGGAGGCCGACTGGGTCGTCACCTCGCACCCGGAGCTCGTGCGCGCCGCGCTCGCCGCCGGAACGGCCGCGCTCCCCGTTGCGACCAGTGCATATGCCGATGATCGCATGGAAGGGGTGCTGACCTCGTGGGGGCTCGGCGGGCATACCGTGCCCCTCGCGGCCCTGCTCACCCCGGGGCCGGCCGCCTGGGACACTCGGGACGCGGCCCAGCGCTGGGCCACCGAGGCCCTCGCCCGGCACGAGGCGTTCTGCTCGGCGCTCGCCTCGGCCGCCCCGGCGGTCCGGGCGGCGGCGGGGGCCTGGTGGGACGACGCCGTCACGGCGCTCGGCGGGGCGGTGCCGGAGGCGCGGCCGGACGAGGACCCTCCGCCGCGCGGCGTCGCGGCCCCCGTGGTGGCCGAGCTGCGCCGCCGCCACGCCCGGCCGGCGGTCCCGGCGGTGCGCCCGACCGTGGCCGTGCTGCTGCGCACCCACGGCGAGGAGCCGGCCCTGCTGGCCCGAACCGTCGACGACGTCCTCGCCCAGACCTTCACCGACTGGCGGCTGCTGGTCGTGGCCGACGGCGCCGACCGCGCCGCGGTCGAGGCGGTCCTCGCGGAGCGGGCCGAGGCGCTGGCGGACCGGACCGAGGTGCTCCACCGCCGGCGGGACGCGGGGCCCTGGGCCGCCGCGAACCGCGGGCTGCGGGCGGCGGACTCGGAGCTCGTCGTCCTCCACGACGAGGCCGACCGGTGGCACCCCGCCCTGCTGCAGCGCGCGGTCGCCTGCCTCGAGGACCCGCTGGTGGCCGACGACGGGGTGCTGGTGCGCACCCGCGCCGCCGAGCTGGACCCGGCCGACGGCGCGGCGCGCGAGACCGGCCCGGGCCCGGAGCCGCCGGCCCGGGGCGAGCTGACGCTCTCCGAGCTGGTGCGCGGCGGCGGGCAGGCCCCCGGCGTGCTCGTCCACCGCCGGGCCGTCCACGACGTGCTGGGCGACTACGACGAGCAGCTCGGTGCGGCGGGGGAGTGGGAGTTCCGGCTCCGGTTCCTGGAGACCTTCACCGTGGGCGTGCTCGACGGCCCGGTCGAGGTGGTCCGCGGGCGGCTGCCGGCCGGCGCCGCCCCGGGCGCTCCCGGCCGGGCCGAGCGGGAGGAGCTGCTCGTGCGCGAGCGGCACCTGAAGCAGTGGACCGCGGAGCACGGCATCGGCCTGCCGCTGCACCTGGCCCGGGAGGCGGCCGAGCACGCCGGCGGCCTCCACCGCCGCCTCGACGCGTCGGAGCAGCTGCTGCGGGAGCTGCTCGAGCTCGCCCGGGAACAGGCGGTGCGGATCGAGCGCCTCGAGGCCGCCGCCCGGGACCGGGGCCTCCGGGGCCTGCTGCGGCGGCTGGGCCGGTGGTTCCGGGCCGGCTGA
- a CDS encoding AzlD domain-containing protein: MSTWFWVLAAAGLAFALKFVGYLVPDRVLDDPRVGRMAGTVTVGLLAALVVMNAVGSGQAIVLDARVGALAVAAAALLLRAPFLVVVVLGAAAAAVLRLLGVP; the protein is encoded by the coding sequence GTGAGCACCTGGTTCTGGGTCCTCGCCGCCGCCGGGCTGGCCTTCGCCCTGAAGTTCGTGGGCTACCTCGTCCCCGACCGGGTGCTCGACGACCCCCGGGTGGGCCGGATGGCCGGGACGGTCACGGTCGGGCTGCTCGCGGCGCTCGTGGTGATGAACGCCGTGGGCTCCGGGCAGGCGATCGTGCTCGACGCCCGGGTCGGCGCCCTGGCCGTGGCCGCGGCGGCGCTGCTGCTGCGCGCCCCGTTCCTGGTCGTCGTGGTCCTCGGCGCGGCCGCCGCGGCGGTGCTGCGCCTGCTCGGGGTCCCCTGA